One Synechococcales cyanobacterium T60_A2020_003 DNA window includes the following coding sequences:
- a CDS encoding histidine kinase: MLEKESTDVTSPSPNNNAEAALQLLLFVDKRPSSVEKIRQVRNHLKHLQAEYPFSLQVIDVSEQPHLAEHFKLVATPTLIKLHPAPRQTLAGSNLVTQIENWWVRWQRSAEEYSTRVLNELEASGDSSSENGSSVVAYEDNSVAHSAQVIQLSDEIFCLKQEKEALQAQLQFKDRLIAMLAHDLRNPLTAVSIALETLDMGTNNPAAAARITPELMAQLIKHARTQAKAIDRMITNVLQTARNEGAELQVNLQELDISQLCHEILARLKPQFATKSQHIKTDIPGDLPHVYADAERIQQVLVNLLDNAMKYTPVDGEIGLSILHRTTQKVQVSISDNGPGIPSENQDRIFEDRFRLKRDEAKDGYGIGLSLCQRIIRAHYGQIWVDSNPDRGSCFHFTLPVYRA; encoded by the coding sequence ATGCTAGAGAAGGAAAGCACCGACGTCACATCGCCATCCCCAAACAACAATGCTGAAGCTGCCTTGCAGCTCCTCCTGTTTGTGGATAAGCGCCCTAGTTCAGTCGAAAAGATTCGTCAAGTTCGTAATCATCTTAAACATCTGCAAGCTGAATATCCTTTTAGCCTTCAGGTGATTGATGTCAGCGAACAGCCCCACCTTGCTGAACATTTCAAGCTAGTCGCAACGCCAACCTTGATCAAGCTACACCCTGCGCCGCGCCAAACTCTGGCAGGCAGTAATTTAGTGACTCAGATTGAAAATTGGTGGGTGCGTTGGCAACGTTCGGCTGAAGAATATTCGACGCGTGTCCTCAACGAGCTAGAGGCTTCGGGCGATTCTAGCTCAGAGAATGGCTCCTCTGTTGTAGCCTACGAAGACAACTCTGTTGCTCACTCAGCTCAGGTAATTCAGCTTTCGGATGAAATTTTTTGCTTAAAGCAGGAAAAAGAAGCACTACAAGCCCAACTCCAGTTCAAAGATCGGTTGATTGCGATGCTGGCTCATGACTTACGCAATCCTCTAACAGCGGTTTCGATCGCCCTTGAAACCCTGGACATGGGCACGAACAATCCTGCTGCTGCTGCCCGGATTACCCCTGAACTGATGGCGCAGTTGATCAAGCATGCCCGCACTCAAGCTAAAGCCATCGATCGCATGATTACGAATGTGCTGCAAACCGCACGAAATGAGGGGGCTGAACTGCAAGTGAATCTCCAAGAACTAGACATTTCCCAGCTTTGTCACGAGATTTTAGCTCGTTTAAAGCCTCAGTTCGCAACCAAATCTCAGCACATTAAGACCGATATTCCTGGAGATTTACCCCACGTGTATGCGGATGCGGAGCGGATTCAGCAAGTTTTGGTCAATCTTTTAGATAACGCGATGAAATACACCCCGGTTGATGGGGAAATCGGTTTGTCCATCCTGCACCGTACGACCCAGAAGGTACAGGTTAGCATTAGTGATAATGGCCCTGGCATTCCGTCCGAAAATCAGGATCGGATTTTTGAAGATCGCTTTCGGCTGAAACGGGATGAGGCCAAAGATGGCTACGGCATTGGTTTATCTCTCTGTCAGCGCATCATCCGAGCTCACTACGGGCAAATTTGGGTCGATTCAAATCCCGATCGCGGGAGTTGCTTTCACTTTACGCTTCCGGTGTATCGGGCTTGA